The DNA sequence GGTTCAGTTGGCGCACAAGGCAAGATCATGATCAAGGCTCTCGATGCACTGTCCCATATCATGTTCAAAGTAACAGGCTATGTCATGGGCTTTGCGCCGTTTGGCGTGCTGGGGGCTATTGCTACCGTTGTGGCGCAGCAGGGGCTGGGCATTCTGGGTGGATACGCCTACCTGATCCTGTGTTTTTTTGGTGGCCTGCTGTTCTTTATGTTCGTTGTGCTGGGGGCCATCTGTCTGGTGGTTGGCGTTCCATACGCTGCTCTCCTGCGCGAAATCAAAGACGCCATCATTCTGTCGTTCAGTACGGCCAGTTCCGAAGCGTCCTTTCCGCAGACCATTGAAGCGTTGCGCCGGTTTGGCTGTTCGGAACGTATTATCTCCTTCGTGCTGCCGCTGGGGTATTCGTTCAACCTTGATGGATCGATGCTGTACATGACCTTCGCCACGGCGTTTATTGCCCAGGCCTACCATATTCCGCTCAGCATCGAACAACAGATCACCATGATGCTGACGCTGATGATCACCTCGAAAGGGATTGCCGGGGTACCGCGGGCGTCGCTGGTAATCATTGCCGGGACGATGTCGATGTTTAACCTGCCCGCCGAAGGGCTCGCCCTGCTGCTGGGTATCGATCAGGTGCTCGACATGGGGCGCAGCGCAACGAGCGTAGCGGGTAACGCCGTAGCTACCTGCATCATCTCGAAATGGGAAGGCGAATTCCGCACGCAACCCATTGATTCCGACGAGGTAACCGTTCAGTAAAACCCGGACCAGATACTCATCCGTTCCGCAGGCAGCGCGGGTAATTTCGTAGGTTAGTCGGCACACAACACGGCTGACAACCAGGCCTTAACCTTTTACGAACATGACCCAATCTGCTTTGCTGGAGACTGAACTGGCTCCGTATTTCACCGTTAAAGCACCGTTTCAGTTTCCGATCAACTTTCGCGAGGGCTTCGTCAAATACTGGCCTGTCGTTACGCTGATCCTGATGGTCCTGACCCTGCCGGCCATTCTGGTATTTCTGGGCCTGGGTACCGCGCTCGTGCCCATCTCGTTTCTGGGTGGCGCGAGCGTCGGTCTGAGCTATACCCTGACCATGATCCTGGGTCTTGTAGGACTGATCCTTGGCGTATTGGCACTACCCGG is a window from the Spirosoma rigui genome containing:
- a CDS encoding chromate transporter: MTQSALLETELAPYFTVKAPFQFPINFREGFVKYWPVVTLILMVLTLPAILVFLGLGTALVPISFLGGASVGLSYTLTMILGLVGLILGVLALPGLFNRKRTGWVFSYYAQILSLAGSLIGFHLIGLLIGLLFLMLLFQVRDYYR
- a CDS encoding dicarboxylate/amino acid:cation symporter; this encodes MKLPNLTTRIFLGMVLGIAIGYFFPATDSGFSGTDLNILSKIFLRLIKMIIGPLVFATLVVGIAKLGDFGAVGRIGLKTLAYFYFATILSLVVGLLVVNILKPGEVMSLPLPAKGTDTGIEVQKFSLETFFTHIFPTSFVDALANNEILQIVVFSIFFGIAVGSVGAQGKIMIKALDALSHIMFKVTGYVMGFAPFGVLGAIATVVAQQGLGILGGYAYLILCFFGGLLFFMFVVLGAICLVVGVPYAALLREIKDAIILSFSTASSEASFPQTIEALRRFGCSERIISFVLPLGYSFNLDGSMLYMTFATAFIAQAYHIPLSIEQQITMMLTLMITSKGIAGVPRASLVIIAGTMSMFNLPAEGLALLLGIDQVLDMGRSATSVAGNAVATCIISKWEGEFRTQPIDSDEVTVQ